The proteins below come from a single Holdemania massiliensis genomic window:
- a CDS encoding CPBP family intramembrane glutamic endopeptidase, whose amino-acid sequence MSERVVQTVTPRQLRREFNGIGLTFLVVFALAAGVIFGYQWLTPILEPYYQTVDRQAAEMGIRIVVTLVVMLLPFQVYAALKKIKTGRFFGACQGEWREILELILIGLALNLLLTFIVGILALVLSWSNIQFASSEMIVQGKLPAVILSVVQAVLIFPLCEEFIFRGVCLRSFGRMGNYFAIFASSLLFSLMHGNLISILPSFFLGVFLAVVTMRFNSILPALIIHIAINLQTVALQCVPVQYSWIIGLSCILIYALALAALIRNRHQRIIIRREANPWVLIQQFFLSWAMVITLILYGVLNVLTIKL is encoded by the coding sequence ATGAGCGAGCGTGTTGTTCAGACGGTAACGCCGCGTCAGCTGCGTCGGGAATTCAATGGTATCGGCTTAACGTTTCTGGTCGTTTTTGCCTTAGCGGCCGGGGTGATCTTCGGATATCAGTGGCTGACTCCAATTCTGGAACCGTATTATCAGACTGTGGACCGGCAGGCTGCGGAAATGGGAATCCGGATCGTTGTAACCTTAGTCGTCATGCTTCTTCCGTTTCAGGTGTATGCCGCGCTGAAAAAGATCAAAACCGGACGGTTTTTCGGCGCCTGCCAAGGTGAATGGCGGGAAATTCTCGAACTGATTCTGATCGGTCTGGCACTCAATCTGCTTTTAACCTTCATCGTCGGGATTTTGGCTTTGGTGCTCAGCTGGTCAAATATTCAATTCGCTTCTTCAGAAATGATTGTGCAGGGTAAGCTGCCGGCAGTCATCTTAAGTGTTGTTCAGGCTGTTCTGATCTTTCCGTTATGCGAGGAGTTTATTTTCCGCGGCGTGTGTCTGCGCAGCTTTGGCCGCATGGGCAATTATTTTGCCATTTTTGCCAGCTCACTGTTATTTTCGCTGATGCACGGCAATCTGATCAGTATTCTGCCTTCCTTTTTCCTGGGCGTTTTTCTGGCGGTCGTCACAATGCGCTTCAATTCGATCCTGCCGGCGCTGATCATCCACATTGCGATCAACCTGCAGACGGTGGCTTTGCAGTGCGTGCCGGTTCAGTATTCCTGGATTATCGGCTTAAGCTGCATCCTCATCTACGCCTTGGCGTTAGCCGCGCTGATCCGCAATCGGCATCAGCGGATCATCATCCGCCGGGAGGCGAATCCCTGGGTTTTGATCCAGCAGTTCTTTCTGTCCTGGGCGATGGTGATCACGCTGATTTTGTACGGTGTTTTGAACGTATTAACGATTAAACTTTAA
- a CDS encoding VOC family protein, whose product MQSMVVFYQCRSLAATDAFYIQQLGLKLWHIQNGCHIYDSGYGYLGFVETDYFELPAYSCISFNCENCTEVDRLYETFKGTKGVRAPQRHPQFAVYSFFIQDPDGYTVEFQKILEEGEQ is encoded by the coding sequence ATGCAATCCATGGTCGTCTTTTATCAATGCCGCAGCCTGGCTGCGACAGATGCTTTTTATATTCAGCAATTAGGGTTAAAGCTTTGGCATATCCAAAACGGCTGTCATATCTACGACAGCGGATACGGATATCTGGGATTTGTCGAAACGGATTATTTTGAGCTTCCGGCTTATTCGTGCATTTCCTTTAACTGTGAAAACTGTACCGAAGTGGATCGGCTTTATGAAACATTCAAAGGAACGAAAGGGGTTCGTGCGCCGCAGCGGCATCCGCAGTTTGCGGTGTATTCCTTTTTCATTCAGGATCCCGATGGCTATACAGTCGAGTTTCAAAAGATTTTAGAGGAGGGAGAACAATGA
- a CDS encoding MutS family DNA mismatch repair protein — MQKEKWEAQLHEAQTQRDQFHHKNSQIAVLRFALFILSAWSFFQLVDGHYGYGPIFAAGLAGFCLALSAHQKNHRQLLEKEARIRVLTRCLMRFNGQWQQEPDTGEEYLSPDQPAMADLDVFGPRSLYQFCCMAILPQGRQALAAYFQDTVSADQIRQRQKTVEALIQAPDFMLEDWTCTHALSPQTAAALAYVKLVELVQPVSLPIPAWFIRWMPAVTLTLLGLSLLRWISPLCFILIFFVQSALALFSLGYVHQRLQAVAKVRQGLQNSLIRCQKLDASSLSSPLIDSLKVQLRQPNGLLKGAKQLDHLLSRLSLQANPFLYLPAQLFLLWDLQCVQTWNQWQAQAGQIWIAIMNQLGELEALEALAMMALTHPETCLPQFHETPAPVLTFTHLTHPLLNPEQAVGNDFTLDHSLTLVTGSNMSGKTTFMRTVGLNQILAAAGGPVCAQSMTTCGFTVLTSMRIRDDVNEGISTFYGELLRIRKIMDAIRQETPMLVLIDEIFKGTNSLDRIDGSAQVLKHLNHPWVRAMITTHDFELCELKEQAGLSLINVHFEEHYQDQKIFFDYKLKPGRCTQRNAKYLMKMIGITD; from the coding sequence ATGCAGAAAGAAAAATGGGAAGCTCAGCTTCACGAGGCTCAGACGCAGCGCGATCAGTTTCACCATAAAAATTCACAGATCGCCGTGCTTCGCTTCGCTTTGTTTATCCTTAGCGCGTGGTCTTTTTTTCAGCTGGTGGACGGACATTACGGATACGGACCGATCTTCGCCGCCGGTTTGGCAGGCTTTTGTCTGGCGCTGTCAGCCCATCAGAAAAACCATCGGCAGCTTTTGGAAAAAGAAGCCCGGATCCGTGTATTGACACGCTGCTTAATGCGTTTTAACGGCCAGTGGCAGCAGGAACCGGACACCGGGGAGGAATATTTATCCCCGGATCAGCCGGCAATGGCCGATCTTGACGTCTTTGGACCGCGTTCCTTGTATCAGTTCTGCTGCATGGCGATCCTGCCGCAGGGCCGTCAGGCGTTGGCTGCTTATTTTCAGGACACAGTTTCGGCGGATCAAATCCGGCAGCGTCAGAAAACGGTTGAAGCTTTGATTCAGGCTCCGGACTTTATGCTTGAGGATTGGACATGTACGCATGCCCTGTCCCCGCAAACCGCCGCGGCTCTCGCTTACGTTAAGCTTGTTGAGCTGGTTCAGCCGGTCAGCCTGCCGATTCCCGCCTGGTTTATCCGTTGGATGCCGGCGGTGACGCTGACCTTGTTGGGATTAAGCCTTCTGCGCTGGATCTCGCCGCTGTGCTTTATCCTCATCTTTTTTGTCCAGTCCGCACTGGCCTTGTTTTCCTTGGGCTATGTGCACCAGCGCCTGCAGGCCGTGGCCAAAGTGAGACAAGGACTGCAGAATTCTCTGATCCGCTGTCAGAAGCTGGATGCTTCATCTCTTTCCAGTCCGCTGATCGATTCGCTGAAAGTTCAGCTCCGCCAGCCCAACGGCTTATTGAAAGGCGCCAAACAGCTCGACCATCTGCTCAGCCGATTGTCCTTGCAGGCCAATCCATTTCTCTATTTGCCGGCCCAGCTTTTCCTTTTATGGGATCTGCAGTGCGTCCAGACATGGAATCAATGGCAGGCTCAGGCTGGGCAGATTTGGATTGCCATCATGAACCAGCTGGGTGAGTTGGAAGCGTTGGAAGCGTTGGCGATGATGGCCCTGACCCATCCGGAAACCTGTCTGCCGCAGTTTCATGAGACCCCAGCCCCAGTGCTGACCTTTACTCATCTGACTCATCCGCTGCTCAATCCCGAACAGGCGGTAGGCAATGATTTTACGCTGGATCATTCGCTGACGCTGGTCACCGGTTCCAACATGTCCGGCAAGACAACGTTTATGCGCACGGTTGGTCTGAATCAGATCCTGGCTGCAGCCGGCGGACCCGTCTGTGCCCAAAGCATGACGACCTGCGGTTTTACGGTACTCACCTCAATGCGGATTCGTGATGATGTCAATGAAGGAATTTCAACGTTCTACGGCGAGCTGCTGCGGATCCGTAAGATCATGGATGCAATTCGGCAGGAAACACCGATGTTGGTGCTGATTGACGAAATCTTTAAGGGTACCAATTCCCTCGATCGGATTGACGGCAGCGCTCAGGTGTTGAAGCATCTGAATCATCCGTGGGTGCGGGCGATGATCACGACGCATGATTTTGAACTTTGCGAGCTGAAGGAACAGGCTGGACTGTCGCTAATCAACGTTCATTTTGAAGAACATTACCAGGATCAGAAGATTTTCTTTGATTACAAGCTGAAACCGGGCCGCTGTACCCAGCGCAATGCGAAGTATTTAATGAAAATGATCGGAATCACGGATTGA